In the genome of Porphyrobacter sp. ULC335, one region contains:
- the rpsR gene encoding 30S ribosomal protein S18, translating into MARPFFRRRKSCPFAAKDAPKIDYKDVRLLQGFMSERGKIVPSRITAVSAKKQRELAQAIKRSRQIGLLPFIVK; encoded by the coding sequence ATGGCCCGCCCGTTTTTCCGCCGCCGCAAGTCCTGCCCGTTCGCAGCCAAGGACGCCCCGAAGATCGATTACAAGGACGTGCGCCTGCTGCAGGGCTTCATGTCCGAGCGTGGCAAGATCGTGCCTTCGCGCATCACCGCCGTTTCGGCGAAGAAGCAGCGTGAACTGGCCCAGGCGATCAAGCGTTCGCGCCAGATCGGCCTGCTGCCGTTCATCGTGAAGTAG
- the rplI gene encoding 50S ribosomal protein L9, producing MNIILLERIEKLGSIGDVVTVKDGYARNFLLPQKKALRANEANRKVFEANRERLVTENAERRTAAEAQGEKVAGAEVVLIRAASNAGQLYGSVSVRDIVAGLADQGHTVDKRMVILGAPIKNIGMHDVTVALHPEVRVTVKANVARSDDEAKLQSEGVDVLKAMFDDEQREIEEQADATRIDTSLEPGEIPAELLDGGDE from the coding sequence ATGAACATCATTCTCCTTGAGCGTATCGAAAAGCTCGGCTCGATCGGTGACGTTGTCACTGTGAAGGACGGCTACGCGCGCAACTTCCTGCTGCCGCAGAAGAAGGCCCTTCGCGCCAACGAAGCCAACCGCAAGGTCTTCGAAGCCAACCGCGAGCGGCTGGTCACCGAGAACGCCGAACGCCGCACCGCTGCCGAAGCGCAGGGTGAAAAGGTGGCAGGCGCAGAAGTGGTGCTGATCCGCGCCGCTTCGAACGCCGGCCAGCTTTATGGTTCGGTCAGCGTGCGCGACATCGTCGCCGGTCTGGCCGATCAGGGCCACACCGTGGACAAGCGCATGGTCATCCTCGGCGCGCCGATCAAGAACATCGGCATGCATGACGTGACTGTCGCCCTGCACCCCGAAGTTCGCGTGACCGTCAAGGCCAACGTGGCCCGTTCGGACGACGAAGCCAAGCTGCAGAGCGAAGGCGTCGACGTGCTGAAGGCCATGTTCGACGACGAACAGCGCGAGATCGAGGAACAGGCCGACGCGACCCGCATCGACACCAGCCTCGAGCCCGGCGAAATCCCGGCCGAGCTGCTCGACGGCGGCGACGAATAA
- the rpsF gene encoding 30S ribosomal protein S6 has translation MALYEHVFLARQDLSQAQVDALAAQATEIVEAGNGKVTKTETWGLKSLAYKIERNRKAHFVLLNIDAPGSVVAELERQTRINEDVIRYMTIRVEEHEEGPSVMMRKNERERKRRETREERD, from the coding sequence ATGGCTCTTTACGAGCACGTCTTTCTCGCTCGTCAGGATCTGAGCCAGGCTCAGGTTGACGCGCTGGCAGCGCAAGCTACCGAAATCGTCGAGGCCGGCAACGGCAAGGTCACCAAGACCGAAACCTGGGGCCTCAAGTCGCTCGCTTATAAGATCGAGCGTAACCGCAAGGCGCATTTCGTGCTGCTCAACATCGACGCCCCCGGTTCGGTGGTCGCCGAGCTCGAGCGTCAGACCCGTATCAACGAAGACGTCATCCGTTACATGACCATCCGCGTGGAAGAACACGAGGAAGGCCCGTCCGTGATGATGCGCAAGAACGAACGCGAGCGTAAGCGCCGCGAAACCCGTGAGGAGCGCGACTGA
- a CDS encoding DUF808 domain-containing protein: MPSGLVALLDDISVIAKAASASIDDIGVAASRAGVKTAGVVIDDAAVTPSYVTGLSPARELPIIWKITKGSLKNKLLFLLPGALLLSEFLPSAIIWLLMIGGAFLCYEGAEKVMEKLGAAKHGATLEDEITDPVAFENERVGGAIRTDFILSAEIMAIALNEVADETLVMRGVVLAVVAIAVTVAVYGAVAGIVKIDDLGLYLTKQASNAKQAFGRFLLRFVPKLLVALSVIGTLAMLWVGGGIIVHGTHEVGFHAIYDIIHGAEYAVKGATGGVGGVLGWLTYAGLSAVLGLILGSAIAFVLHKVLGVGADKAH; this comes from the coding sequence GTGCCGTCAGGACTAGTCGCACTGCTGGACGACATTTCGGTCATCGCCAAGGCCGCGTCCGCCTCGATCGACGATATCGGGGTTGCTGCCAGCCGCGCCGGGGTCAAGACCGCAGGCGTTGTGATCGACGATGCGGCGGTCACGCCCAGCTACGTCACCGGCCTCAGCCCCGCGCGCGAGCTGCCGATTATCTGGAAGATCACCAAGGGCAGTCTGAAGAACAAGCTGCTGTTCCTGTTGCCGGGCGCATTGTTGCTGTCGGAGTTCCTTCCATCGGCGATTATCTGGCTGCTGATGATCGGCGGCGCGTTCCTGTGTTACGAAGGCGCAGAGAAGGTGATGGAGAAACTCGGCGCGGCCAAGCACGGCGCCACGCTTGAGGACGAGATTACCGATCCGGTCGCCTTCGAGAACGAGCGCGTGGGCGGGGCGATCCGTACCGACTTCATCCTTTCTGCCGAGATCATGGCGATCGCCCTCAACGAAGTGGCTGACGAGACGCTGGTGATGCGCGGTGTGGTGCTGGCGGTGGTTGCCATCGCGGTCACTGTGGCGGTGTACGGCGCGGTTGCGGGCATCGTGAAGATCGACGATCTGGGGCTTTATCTCACCAAGCAGGCCAGCAACGCCAAGCAGGCGTTCGGGCGGTTCCTGCTGCGCTTTGTTCCGAAGCTGCTGGTCGCACTGTCGGTGATCGGCACGCTGGCGATGCTGTGGGTGGGCGGCGGGATCATCGTCCACGGTACACACGAAGTCGGCTTCCATGCGATTTACGACATCATTCACGGCGCGGAATATGCCGTGAAGGGGGCGACCGGTGGCGTGGGCGGCGTGCTGGGGTGGCTGACCTATGCCGGTCTGTCGGCGGTGCTGGGGTTGATCCTCGGCAGCGCTATCGCTTTCGTCCTGCACAAAGTGCTGGGTGTGGGCGCGGACAAGGCGCACTAA
- a CDS encoding sensor histidine kinase: MVDTIPERGEERRAMRWIDSLPLTRYGQAFNLAATLVIVVVAWQSRVLLDDALPPGFPYLTFFPAVILTSFLFGVRLGCLSALLCGALAWYNFIPPFRSFRLAGNEVALGLYVFVVSTEMALIHGMQTANRQLRKERQISQDLAAAKAQVAEDLQKRAEERMQAVVALRESEVKTHLATQTAGIGLWQWHIPTGNVHWDNTMFELYGITPTPDGSVQYSDYIASVHPDDAADQDTVLQQTVAQCAESTREFRIRRGDDGRVRHLRAVEIARAGPDGKTEWLVGTNLDVTEQKSRERHVQLLLGEVNHRSKNLLAVVLSVAKRTSGENHDDFIQNFNARIQSLAAGQDLLVKNEWKGVGLKALISAQLGHFKDLIGDRILLSGDDIPLSSTAVQALGMTIHELVTNASKYGALSADRGRITLDWRRVHGEHGDRFVMTWVETDGPPVAAPTRRGFGSTVTGDMVRASLDAEVECDFAPSGLSWKLDSSLTAIVEQEPT; the protein is encoded by the coding sequence ATGGTCGATACGATTCCCGAGCGAGGCGAAGAACGCCGCGCGATGCGCTGGATCGATAGCCTGCCGCTGACGCGATATGGTCAGGCATTCAATCTGGCCGCCACTCTCGTCATCGTCGTTGTGGCTTGGCAGTCCCGCGTCCTTCTGGATGACGCGCTGCCGCCCGGTTTCCCCTACCTTACGTTTTTTCCGGCAGTAATCCTGACCTCGTTCCTGTTCGGGGTGCGGCTGGGTTGCCTGTCCGCCCTGCTGTGCGGCGCGCTGGCCTGGTACAACTTCATCCCGCCGTTCCGTTCTTTCAGGCTCGCCGGGAATGAGGTGGCCCTGGGATTGTATGTTTTTGTTGTGTCGACTGAAATGGCACTGATCCATGGAATGCAAACGGCCAATCGGCAGCTGCGAAAAGAGCGCCAGATCAGCCAGGACCTTGCCGCAGCAAAGGCGCAAGTGGCCGAGGATCTTCAGAAGCGGGCTGAAGAACGCATGCAAGCTGTCGTGGCCCTGCGCGAAAGCGAAGTGAAAACGCATCTCGCCACGCAGACGGCCGGGATCGGGCTGTGGCAATGGCACATCCCGACCGGCAATGTGCACTGGGACAACACGATGTTCGAGCTGTACGGCATTACGCCGACGCCTGACGGGTCGGTGCAATATTCGGACTACATTGCGAGCGTTCATCCCGATGACGCAGCAGATCAGGACACCGTGCTGCAGCAAACCGTTGCCCAGTGCGCAGAGAGCACGCGCGAGTTCCGGATCAGACGTGGTGACGACGGCCGCGTGCGCCATCTGCGCGCTGTGGAAATCGCGCGGGCTGGCCCCGACGGGAAAACCGAGTGGCTTGTCGGCACCAACCTCGATGTCACCGAGCAGAAAAGCCGCGAGCGTCACGTTCAGCTGCTGCTGGGCGAGGTGAACCATCGTTCGAAGAACCTGCTGGCGGTGGTGCTGTCTGTGGCCAAACGGACGAGCGGTGAGAACCACGACGACTTTATCCAGAACTTCAATGCGCGGATCCAGTCGTTGGCAGCAGGGCAGGATCTGCTCGTCAAAAACGAATGGAAGGGTGTCGGGCTGAAAGCCTTGATCAGTGCACAATTGGGCCATTTCAAGGATCTGATCGGTGATCGCATCCTGCTGTCCGGCGACGATATTCCCCTGTCTTCCACTGCCGTTCAGGCCTTGGGCATGACGATCCACGAACTCGTCACCAATGCCAGCAAATATGGTGCATTGTCCGCGGATCGCGGCCGCATCACCCTCGATTGGCGGCGTGTTCATGGCGAACATGGCGACCGGTTTGTCATGACCTGGGTCGAAACTGATGGCCCGCCGGTGGCCGCGCCGACACGAAGGGGCTTTGGTTCAACCGTGACAGGCGATATGGTCCGCGCGAGTTTGGATGCGGAGGTCGAATGTGACTTCGCGCCATCCGGCTTGTCTTGGAAGCTCGACTCGTCCCTGACTGCAATCGTTGAGCAGGAGCCAACATGA
- a CDS encoding class I adenylate-forming enzyme family protein: MHPRDFSLDTLLANCAARYAHRLATVDGDQRLTWAELDARVTNLAQWMLARGIGPGDRIALLLTDGAPFLTILLASGRIGAIAVLLNWRLAPAEIAWICGNAEPAMTFANPRFAALLDGAEAGELHMVDEAHAADGHFETAASTALPPAPHAFDLGLDLAPERPIYMMYTSGTTGRPKGCLQAGSAVAASALGFAQHRRFTHNEVLLSVNPLFHVVGMQQVAAMLACGGTSVFAGRDDDNAAILDLLHREGCTTTSAFPTISFPWQAMEPIRNGVMPLTNYTGGAGMGRPQMYEFIEKEWDARVVGGYGQTEICGFATFMDYPDMLEAPRSIGWTLPHVTMTVLDPEGNHLPPGEEGELCLRGPSVMLGYWRNPEASEAALGHGWLRTGDLGTMDARGRGYLLGRAKELIKTGGENVYPAEVDAVFAAMPEVADAGCCGVPDKQWGEAVKAFVVLRPGHTLTREDITARFKGQIAGYKRPRYIEFVDQLPRDPIGKLLRRELSARPVSPDQAA; this comes from the coding sequence ATGCATCCCCGCGACTTCTCCCTCGACACGCTGCTGGCGAACTGCGCTGCACGCTATGCCCACCGCCTTGCGACCGTCGACGGCGACCAGCGCCTGACCTGGGCCGAGCTTGACGCCCGCGTCACCAACCTTGCGCAATGGATGCTGGCGCGCGGCATTGGCCCCGGTGATCGTATCGCGCTGCTGCTGACCGATGGAGCGCCGTTCCTCACCATCCTGCTCGCATCCGGCCGGATCGGGGCGATTGCGGTGCTGCTCAACTGGCGGCTCGCCCCGGCCGAAATTGCGTGGATTTGCGGCAATGCCGAGCCCGCAATGACCTTCGCCAACCCGCGCTTTGCCGCCTTGCTGGACGGGGCCGAGGCGGGAGAGTTGCACATGGTGGACGAGGCCCATGCGGCGGACGGGCATTTCGAAACCGCCGCATCAACCGCCCTCCCCCCGGCCCCCCACGCCTTCGATCTGGGTCTCGACCTCGCGCCCGAACGCCCGATCTACATGATGTATACCAGCGGCACGACCGGACGGCCCAAGGGCTGCCTTCAGGCCGGGAGCGCGGTTGCCGCCAGCGCGCTCGGCTTTGCACAGCACCGGCGCTTCACGCACAACGAGGTGCTGCTTTCGGTCAATCCGCTGTTCCATGTCGTCGGCATGCAGCAGGTCGCCGCGATGCTCGCTTGCGGCGGCACATCGGTGTTCGCGGGCCGCGACGATGATAACGCGGCCATCCTCGATCTGCTCCACCGCGAAGGCTGCACCACCACCAGCGCCTTCCCGACCATCTCTTTCCCGTGGCAGGCAATGGAGCCCATCCGCAATGGCGTGATGCCGCTCACCAATTACACCGGGGGCGCCGGCATGGGCCGCCCGCAGATGTACGAGTTCATCGAAAAGGAATGGGATGCCCGCGTCGTCGGCGGCTACGGCCAGACCGAGATTTGCGGCTTTGCGACCTTCATGGACTACCCCGATATGCTCGAAGCACCCCGCTCGATCGGGTGGACGCTGCCGCACGTGACCATGACCGTGCTCGATCCGGAGGGCAATCACCTTCCCCCGGGCGAGGAGGGCGAGTTGTGCCTGCGCGGACCATCCGTGATGCTCGGCTACTGGCGCAATCCTGAAGCGAGCGAGGCGGCATTGGGCCACGGCTGGCTGCGCACCGGCGATCTCGGAACCATGGACGCGCGCGGGCGCGGCTATCTGCTTGGCCGCGCCAAGGAGCTGATCAAGACCGGCGGAGAGAATGTCTATCCGGCCGAGGTCGACGCGGTGTTCGCCGCCATGCCCGAGGTCGCCGACGCGGGCTGCTGCGGCGTGCCGGACAAGCAGTGGGGCGAGGCGGTGAAGGCCTTCGTGGTGCTGAGACCCGGCCACACTCTCACCCGCGAAGACATCACCGCGCGCTTCAAGGGCCAGATCGCAGGATACAAGCGGCCCCGATATATCGAATTCGTCGACCAGCTGCCGCGCGATCCCATCGGCAAGTTGCTGCGGCGCGAGCTTTCGGCAAGGCCCGTCTCGCCCGATCAGGCTGCCTGA
- a CDS encoding glutathione S-transferase family protein, which translates to MTTPVLYTCARSRGLRATWAAEEAGVEIDLKILPFPPRYLAPEYMAVNPLGTVPMLVDGETRMTESCAIAHYLATREGYTPLAIAPGERDYGEYLDYTYHADATITFPQTVYMRFCLFEKDKGLQEAGHAYAKWFHKRLVKIEQRLETREFLCADRFTVADICVGYALILAQSVGLDEGVPDSLKAYRARLTARPGYQRAFAREEEGRLALDTGSA; encoded by the coding sequence ATGACCACACCTGTCCTTTACACCTGCGCGCGATCGCGGGGTCTGCGTGCGACCTGGGCTGCCGAAGAGGCGGGCGTCGAGATCGACCTCAAGATCCTCCCGTTCCCGCCGCGCTACCTCGCGCCCGAATACATGGCGGTGAACCCGCTCGGCACGGTGCCGATGCTGGTCGATGGCGAGACGCGGATGACCGAAAGCTGTGCAATCGCGCACTACCTCGCCACGCGAGAGGGCTACACCCCGCTGGCCATCGCACCGGGCGAGCGCGACTACGGCGAGTACCTCGACTACACCTACCACGCCGACGCTACGATCACCTTCCCGCAGACGGTCTATATGCGCTTCTGTCTGTTCGAGAAGGACAAGGGGCTACAGGAGGCGGGCCACGCCTATGCCAAGTGGTTCCACAAGCGGCTGGTGAAGATTGAGCAGCGCCTCGAAACCCGCGAATTCCTCTGCGCCGACCGCTTCACCGTGGCGGACATCTGCGTCGGTTACGCGCTGATCCTTGCCCAGAGCGTGGGGCTGGACGAAGGCGTGCCGGACAGCCTCAAGGCCTACCGCGCGCGGCTGACCGCGCGTCCGGGCTATCAGCGGGCCTTTGCGCGGGAGGAAGAGGGACGACTGGCGCTCGACACCGGCAGCGCGTAA
- a CDS encoding response regulator gives MNPRILVVEDEFLIAQDIADALRLGGFEVLGPCPTVEKALAYLDDSARCDAAVLDVSLRNQSSLPVAKLLTELGIPFAVVTGFSPGQLPAEMAGVPVLTKPWDNMELVKVMQRLLSPG, from the coding sequence ATGAATCCGCGGATCCTCGTCGTCGAAGATGAGTTTCTCATCGCGCAGGACATCGCAGACGCTTTGAGGCTTGGCGGCTTCGAGGTGTTGGGGCCATGCCCGACCGTCGAAAAGGCGCTGGCCTACCTTGACGATTCCGCTCGCTGCGATGCGGCGGTTCTCGACGTGTCTTTACGGAACCAGAGCTCGCTGCCGGTCGCAAAATTGCTGACAGAGCTGGGCATTCCCTTTGCGGTCGTGACAGGTTTCAGTCCGGGCCAGCTGCCTGCGGAGATGGCGGGGGTGCCCGTGCTGACAAAGCCTTGGGACAATATGGAACTTGTGAAGGTGATGCAGCGGCTCTTATCGCCCGGTTGA